One Anopheles marshallii chromosome 3, idAnoMarsDA_429_01, whole genome shotgun sequence genomic region harbors:
- the LOC128712704 gene encoding uncharacterized protein LOC128712704 produces MEKRILLEKRGRPDDEITELILDNCRSTYIDGLTDSFTALETLSLINVGLVSLKNFPKLSNLRKLELSDNRISNGLSHLMGSPKLTHLNLSGNRIKEFDELQPLKDLENLEVLDLFNNQVTLIDNYREKLFQLIPSLNYLDGFDKEYVEAPSDEEDMADDGYHQQQPSQFSINGIEIDLDELEQFEAKIRQKRSKEQSGMKTTGENIVGGPSEQGHLEQTYSHPAAASCSSSSAQDNGKDDLDLLYEEIQHKQALARANEEEQGRKRMASFLSVLLMFTTLLAFINQLCFPGVHQLLEDPQIEEADDVEEELEVKEKQEDECLLGNPDGDSNAGVKANGATAPDECNSGDLSGREEEEADDSCEESDDVSLAYLYNDNLEEDQEDWKSVESDYNNADEEFDSEDEEEEEGADNEAEDGADSDGEGEDEDGEEEEDGADDDEGGNEEDGAEAAASSAATEADTKATAATESAKSSSTAEQVASAGDEGEAVTKASEPEARGTKRKFQGTDSDG; encoded by the exons ATCACAGAACTCATTCTGGACAACTGTCGGAGTACATACATCGATGGTCTCACAGATAGCTTCACCGCGCTGGAAACGCTGAGCCTCATCAACGTGGGATTGGTGTCGCTTAAAAATTTCCCCAAATTGTCCAACCTTCGCAAGCTTGAACTTTCGGACAACAGAATATCGAACGGTTTGAGCCACCTTATGGGCAGTCCGAAGCTGACACATCTGAACTTGTCCGGCAATCGCATCAAGGAGTTCGATGAGCTACAGCCGTTGAAAGatttggaaaatttggaaGTGTTGGACCTGTTCAACAATCAGGTAACCCTGATCGATAACTATCGCGAAAAACTATTCCAACTCATTCCATCTTTAAACTATCTCGATGG ATTCGATAAAGAGTACGTAGAGGCGCCTTCTGACGAGGAAGATATGGCTG ATGATGGCTACCACCAGCAACAACCGTCACAGTTCTCCATCAATGGTATCGAAATTGATCTTGACGAACTGGAGCAGTTTGAGGCGAAGATACGCCAGAAGCGATCGAAGGAACAATCGGGGATGAAGACAACGGGCGAGAATATTGTCGGTGGTCCCAGCGAGCAGGGACATCTCGAACAAACCTACTCGCATCCTGCTGCCGCCAGCTGCTCCTCTTCTTCTGCACAGGATAATGGCAAAGATGATCTAGATTTGCTGTACGAAGAGATCCAACACAAACAGGCTCTGGCACGTGCGAATGAAGAGGAACAGGGCCGCAAAAGGATGGCTTCATTTTTGTCGGTATTGCTAATGTTTACCACCCTGCTAGCATTCATCAATCAGCTTTGCTTTCCGGGGGTGCATCAACTGTTAGAAGATCCTCAAATAGAGGAAGCCGATGACGTGGAAGAAGAGTTGGAAGTTAAGGAGAAGCAAGAGGATGAATGTTTGTTGGGCAACCCTGACGGTGATAGCAATGCAGGGGTGAAAGCGAACGGAGCAACTGCTCCGGATGAATGTAACTCGGGTGATTTGTCCGGGCGAG AAGAAGAGGAAGCAGACGACTCGTGCGAAGAATCGGATGATGTATCGCTAGCATACCTGTACAACGACAACCTGGAGGAAGATCAGGAGGATTGGAAGAGCGTCGAGAGTGATTACAACAACGCGGACGAAGAGTTCGACAGTGAGgacgaagaggaagaggaaggcGCCGACAATGAGGCCGAAGATGGTGCCGACAGTGATGGGGAAGGTGAAGATGAGGATGGCGAGGAGGAAGAAGATggtgcggatgatgatgagggtGGTAATGAGGAAGATGGTGCCGAAGCAGCCGCATCATCGGCCGCAACAGAAGCCGACACAAAAGCCACCGCAGCCACAGAGTCAGCGAAATCATCATCCACAGCAGAGCAAGTTGCAAGTGCCGGTGACGAAGGTGAAGCTGTTACGAAAG cAAGCGAACCGGAAGCAAGGGGTACGAAGAGAAAGTTCCAAGGTACGGACAGCGACGGTTAA